The sequence below is a genomic window from Pempheris klunzingeri isolate RE-2024b chromosome 12, fPemKlu1.hap1, whole genome shotgun sequence.
TCAGAGTCCTGGCCAGGTAGATCCCCACCATCTGATCACAGGTACACAACCACAGGTAAACCACAGTGTACAGTTCATGTACCATGCTGTTGCAGTACCATTGCAGTAGCAGTACTGCTTACTAGTGTACCTTTGCAGTATCGGTACTCgtacctgcagcagagagatgatgatgaagacgatGGCCACCGTGTACAGGTTACCAGGCAACCAGTCCTCCAATGCCGGGATGCAGCCTTTGATGTAGATCTGCTCATCCCACTCTCTCTGCACAGTACGTCACAGAACATTAGAGAACACAGCCTTCTTAGAACACAAGAACATCAAAGAGTGCAGTCCTGTTAGAACATCAGAACATTAAAGTATGTAGTCTTGCTAGAACATCAGAACATTAAAGTATGTAGTCTTGCTAGAACAATAAGGAACCTGTTCCTGTTAGAATGATACAGAACATGTTTCTGTTAGAACAATAAGGAATGCAGTCCTGTTAGACCATAAGAACATTAAAGATTGTTGTTCTTGTATGTTCCTGTCGTGTTAGAACATGAACCACAACATTCTTGTTAGTCAGAACATGCCGCCCGTGTTCCAAATGAAGTAAGCGCTCTACAGGTGTGTACACCCTAGAACATAGAAACATGTTCTAGATGACATACCACATCAGCCACATGTTCCCATTAGAACACAAACACTTGGTACATGTGTTCTCATGCTGGGAGGATACAGGAAGTGGGGTCTGAGGAATAGGAAGTGACCTCACCTGGGGTTGGTTCCTCACGTCGTAGCCACACTGCGTGTTCACCACTGAGTCCtgacacagagaacatgttcTTCAATGTGACGGAACCCCATGGATCTAAAGCTTTTTACTTCAGTATTGATCATATCAATCAGTATTGATCAGAGTTGATCTGTGATAAACTCACAGCAGGATCAgtgatgcagcaggagaaaggaACTCCACACTTCTCTCTGCTGCGATGTGTCCCGTTACAGCTGAAATAATCGTTCAGGTCCCAGTCGTCGGGTTCCTGTGCTCCACAGCAGTGGTTCTGTTAAAGAACAACAAGATCCTTACGATTTAATTAAAGGTTTCTGAGCCACAGCAGTGGTTCTACAGGTTTCTGATCTACAGCAGTGGTTCTAAAGGTTTCTGAGCCACAACAATGGTTCTACAGGTTTCTGATCTACAGCAGTGGTTCTAAAGATTTCTGAGCGACAGCAGTGGTTCTGCAGGTTTATGATCTACAGCAGTGGTTCTACAGGTTCCTGGGCCACAGCAGTGGTTCTAAAGGTTTCTGAGCCACTGCTGTGGTTGCAAAGATTTCTGATCTACAGCAGTGGTTCCAAAGGTTTTTGATCTACAGCAGTGGTTCTACAGGTTCAAGGGTGACATTCTATGTGAGAACACAAACGGTGAGGACTACCATCTTCTGCAGGGAGTCGATGAGGTTTTGCAGGTCAATGTCGTCTCTGTACGCTTTGATGTTTGCCAGGAAGAAGTCGTTGATCCACTCTCGCACCTGACTCTGAAAAACCACCGCCAGCACTGCCGCCGTCAGCTCTAAGATGAAGATGAAGCCGATAACGCCGGAAAACTGATGAGAGAAAACAGTTAGGAGGACCAGTTTAACGTGCAAATAAACGTATAAGGTGATTTTAAACAAACTTCAGATGTTTTTAACGTACAAACTTCAGCAGACAGATGTTCTCTCTCAGAGCTCCCACACAGCCGGCGAAGCCAAGGATGAAGGTGATCCCTCCCACAGCCAGGACCAACCAGACCGGGTCGAAGCCGTGGAGCCGGGTCACCTGGGTCAGATCCAGCAGGACGCCCTGTTAACCACAGCAGACCAGGTGAGGACAGGTAAACCAGTCCAGAGCTCCGACCTCAGAACGTCACTGTACCGTGAAGGTAAAGCACATTCATATTACACTAATTTAACTAGTACTGGTCTATTAGCTTCATGGTCAACAGGACTAGTACTGAGTTCACCCACCTTTTCACTCCACGCCCAGAAACCAACTGCAATAAAGGCCACTCCAGCTAGCTGAGAACACAAGAGAACAGACGAGAACACAGGACAACACAGGAGAACAGACGAGAACAGACGAAAACAAGGGAGAACACAGGGgaacacaggagaacacagaAGAACAGACGAAAACACAGGAGAACAGACAGGAACACAGGAGAACAGACAGGAACACAGGAGAACATAGGAGAACAGACGAGAACACAGGAAAACAGACGAGAACGCAGGAAAACACAGGAgaatgcaggaaaacacaggagAACAGACGAGAACACGGGAGAACAGACGAGAACTCAGGAGAACAGACAAGAACACGGGAGAACACAAGAAAACTCAAAGAGAACAGACGAGAACACAGGAGAACAGACGAGAACATGGGAGAACATAAGAGAACACAAGAGAACACAAAGAGAACACAAAGAGAACAGACGAGAACACGGGAGAACAGACGAGAATACGGGAGAACAGACGAGAACATGGGAGAACAGACGAGAACACGGGAGAACAGACGAGAACACGGGAGAACAGACGAGAACAGACGAgaacacaggagaacacaggagaacagacgagaacacaggagaacataagagaacacaggagaacacaggagaacacaagagaacacaaagaaaacagacgagaacacaggagaacacaaagagaacagacaagaacacaggagaacacaggagAACACAAAGATAACACAAAGAGAACAGACAAgaacacaggagaacacagaTTGAGAAACACTTCACATTTCCTGCTACGCTTAACCGCGAAGGATggcatcacttcctgttaacTATCAGGAAGACAGGAAGCCAAGCTCAACCTCAGCTTTCAAAGGAATCACAGGTCCTCTGAACATTTGAACAGGTGACCAGGTAAATGTGTTTAGACAGGTAACTCACCCAGAAGATGATGTTGTAGCTGAACATCAGGTATTTGTAGCAGCAGCTGACCTCAGCGCTCTCATATCGATAGTAATACATCtgtcacaacacacagcagTTACACACtagccagacagacacacgctAGACAGACATGTAGTTAACCACTAAActtgtgtactgtgtgtataaaACACTAACTAACAGCTGCTTGAGAAAACACTGTTAGCAGCTATCTTAGCTCCCTCCTACACAATAAATCAGGGTAACTAGTTACTTGGGTTAACTAGTTAATCAGGTTCAGTTTGGTGTCTGAAGTTTACAATTTAAACTCAGTCTTTGGGGTTAGCTAACTCAGCTAGCTGAAGCTAAAGTGTTTCTAACTCCGGATGTAAGTGAGTTCGTCGTGTTTTCGTTtcgtttttctttctgtaaaacAACGGCCAGTCCGCCGTCCCCCCGGTCAGGCTTTAATGTTCGGGAACTGTGCAGTTATGAACCGTTACCGTGCCGTTATGAACCGTTACTGTTGACCTGAGAGTTCCTGAGGAGTTTCTGTTTGTTCAAAGCTAACGCTAATGCTAACCGTAAGCTAACGGGCGGAAGTGTCACCGGAGAGTCACGGAGTAACTAAAGAGCACCAATCTCACCTCAGAGCCGTTTTTCTAAACACACTCAGGTTCCTTCGCCACTTTTATCAGACTCACACCCTGCTGGAaactctcttcttctgtggctGTTTCCGCCACAAACAACAAcgcagcttcttcttcttctgtgcttCTTATTGTTGGCAGACAGAGCACCTTACAGATATGTCAGCGCCACCTGCCGGACAGCAGAGTGGCTGCTAAGTTCACAGACTCAGACTTCAGAAagtcattaaattaaattaaatcaatttaaattaaatgtttgtgtatggTTGACATGTAGGGTGGTGAAAGAAGTACTCAAATCATATACTGTGGTATCAGTACCGCTGAGTACAAATACTCACATTATAAAACCCCCCTCAGAATTCTACTTCAGTAAAATTACAGATGAATCTTCAGCAAAACTtagtaagtaaaagtactcatgaTGTTAGTAAGAGTGGTACATTTACCCAGGAactgaagtacaagtaccttaaATCCTCCACTTTGTACCTGTGATACTGAAGACAAAATGATGTAGCAGGTAAGAAACCAAGTTACTAACAGACATtacagagacatgaagcatcaggatggagaggaagaggagcccagtgcattaTGGGAGTCCAGTATAACTAGGGGCTGTACATTTTAAACCAGGAAACATCCTGAGACAGAAGCTGGTCCACCCCAAGGACAAACCCCCCGACATAAACTGAGCAGCGTGGTGTATGCAGTGCAATGCAGTGAGGAATGCCCAGACCTGTACATTGGAGAAACCAAACAACCGCTCCACAAGCGCATGGCCCAACACAGGAGAGCCAAGTCCTCAGGTCAGGACTCAGCAGTCCATCTGCATTTAAAGGACAAAGGGCTCCTTTGAGGACAGCAATGTACAGGTTTTGGCCAGAGAAGACAAATGGTTTGAAAGAGGAGTCAAAGAAGCCATCTTTGTCAAACTGGAGCGACCTTCGCTAAACAGAGGGGGCCTACGACACCATCTATCAGCCACTTACAATGCTGTCCTGAGCACCCTCCCCAGGCAGctcaacacacattcacacgttGAATCATGTGACCCTAACAACTCACATGATGACCCATTGACGAACCATTGTTACACTGGGGTGACTCAACACCCACTCACACCATGACTCATATGATTTAACAACTTACATGACGACGGGGTAACGACCCACACAGGACCCACCCAGGGCCTAACGACCTGAACAGTGTTTATGTGCCTGACCTCCCTACCAGTCAgttagaactgaagaagcctcttggatgagaggcgaaacgtcttcaagtaccttcaacaagtccatACAACAAGTACAATACAGTctaaacacactgtacacacacacacacacacacacacagtataaacactgtacacacacacacacacacacacacacacacagtataaacactgtacacacacacacacacacacagtctaatcacactatatatatacacacacacacacacacaaacacacacagtctaaacacactgtacacacacacacacacacagtataaacactgtacacacacacacacacattataaacactgtacacacacacacacacagtctaatcacactatatatacacacacacacagtctaaacacactgtgtacgtacacacacacacagtctaaacacactacacacacacacacagtctaaacacactgcacacacacacacacacagtctaaacaCTGTACAAACAGTCTAAACACactgtgtacatacacacacacgcagtctaaacactgtacaaacacagtctaaacacactgtgtacacacacacacacagtctaaacacactgggtacacacacacacaaacagtctaaacacagtgtacacacacacacacacagtctaaacactgtacaaacacagtctaaacagtgtacacacacacacacacacagtctaaacactgtacaaacacagtctaaacacactgtgtacacacacacacagtctagaCACActatactcacacacacagtctaaacacagtgtacacacccccacacacacacacacagtctaaacactgtacacacacacagtataaacacactgtatacacacagtctaaacacactgtatacacacacacacacacagtataaacacactgtatacacacacacacagtataaacacactgtatacacacacacacacacacagtctaaacacactatacacacacagtataaacacactgtatacacacacacagtctaaacacactgtgtccacacacacacacacacacacagagtctaaacacactgtgtacacacacacacacacagtctaaacattgtacacacacacacagtataaacacactgtgtacacacacacacacacacacacacacacacacagtctaaacacactgtatacacacacacacacacacacacacacagtataaacacactatacacacacagtctaaacacactgtatacacacacacacacacacacacacacacacacacagtctaaacacactatacacacacacacacggtctaaacatactgtatacacacacagtataaacactatacacacacaaagtataAACACAttgtagacacacagacacactcagacagtcTAAATacactgtatgcacacacagtataaacactgtatacacaaacacacacatttccacacacatacacacattataaacacactgtagacacacacacgcacacacacagaatgaacaaaaaaactggacagtgtgcgtgtgtgtgtgtgagatgtgatCTGTTACACCTCACCTCCAGCATCCCGTCActgtctccatagcaacaggaCCAGAGATATGACACATCACACAAGAGGTGGATCATCAAGCTGAgcttccactgtgtgtgtgtgtgtgtttgtgtgtgtgtatgtgtatatacagtgttcacactgtgtgtttgtgtgtatgtatatatagtgtgttcatactgtgtgtgtgtgtgtgtgtgtgtgtgtgtgtacacaatgTGTTCATACTGtctgtgggtgtgggtgtgtgtgtatacagtgtgtttatactgtgcatgtatgtgtcagaccctgacagaaagccgcccacctctgatcctgggtctgtttcaggtttcttcccgttaaaggggagttcttcctccactgtgtcctaatctaatctctgagctgctctgtggggattcttgaattcttcatgttgaattcctgaatctttggtctctgaatgaaagagtttgttctgaactgctctttatggaaacagtctgagagaacgctgttatgaattggcactgtataaataaagattggttgattgattgatacaaAATAGATTTTACTGATTGTTCTCActaaacaatattttttgtaCAATGTGTATGATGCTGAACGTCTCTTGTCCAatcaaagagcagcagctctgcatcaCTTGTTGCTGTGGTGTTCTAAAACACTGTTCATGGTTTGATTGGACGCCGGTCGTCAGTGCATTTTTTCCAGGTTTTGGAATCAGGGCCAGAGGAGGAACTTGGGATACGTTGGGAGGGAGAGTTTCATGGAGGAAGGGTCCAGGTTAGCAAGGTCAGCAGCCAAAGCAACATGAAATTCAGATGTCAACTCCTGGAAGTTTATTGACCTTTAAGTGATAAGACAACATTGTCTTATTGGGTGCTCAGAAACCTTTTTGGTTCAACTGACTTTGTGTCAGTGAGGAAACCTAAAATGTGTCACTATACTGAGGCTCATTCTGTTGACAGCGGAGCGGTAATTAGCTGATTAATGTGGTCATCACAGATAACACCGCTGATACCTGATTGGCAAAAGCAGTCCTGTGTTTTTTAACCTCCCTCCACTTTCACGCTTTATAACTCTAGTTCATTTTGCTGTAAAATTAAGTTCTGTCTGTCATCTTCTGACAAATGTTCAGGTATAATGTGAACCAAATTATTCAGCCTCTAATAAGAGAGCCTGTATGAACAGTGTGAGAcctgaaggagacacagctctGCGTCTGTTATTATGAGCTGTTAACTTCAATGTGACTCATATCTAAACCATCAGAAATTAACCTGTAGCTTTATTTCTCCATGTATTGGATTGTTTCCTCCACCAGACTGAAGT
It includes:
- the tspan14 gene encoding tetraspanin-14 translates to MYYYRYESAEVSCCYKYLMFSYNIIFWLAGVAFIAVGFWAWSEKGVLLDLTQVTRLHGFDPVWLVLAVGGITFILGFAGCVGALRENICLLKFFSGVIGFIFILELTAAVLAVVFQSQVREWINDFFLANIKAYRDDIDLQNLIDSLQKMNHCCGAQEPDDWDLNDYFSCNGTHRSREKCGVPFSCCITDPADSVVNTQCGYDVRNQPQREWDEQIYIKGCIPALEDWLPGNLYTVAIVFIIISLLQMVGIYLARTLISDIEKVKFSY